From the Serratia nematodiphila DZ0503SBS1 genome, one window contains:
- the ttrC gene encoding tetrathionate reductase subunit TtrC, translated as MSRQLMIAEVLSQPQAVSWLPWAVQYFFFIGIAACAALLACVWRWRGGDNAAHLERMALFIGLTCAITAPLALTADLHQTARFWHFYAYPTPWSWMPWGALFLPLFTLLIGLWFIAIEFTRLTGRPVALLRGIAPACALVAIGLLLYTGREVSIVRARPIWFSYGFPIVMFLSALQALLALLLLAMRERPGLQAPLARGMLLTLLLLGGAILLWVCGDTLSGAAVRHWLQTQAMARRYAAGWIALWGLTLACAAWAGYRRLPRGGAPLLVAGALGLSWLMRWTLLIEVQTIPKYSASNSSYSLPLGTDGLLAIVGTFGLWLALMIMVREAQAFLLRRKQHG; from the coding sequence ATGAGCCGCCAACTGATGATCGCAGAAGTGCTGAGCCAGCCGCAGGCGGTGAGCTGGCTGCCGTGGGCCGTACAATATTTCTTCTTTATCGGCATCGCCGCCTGCGCCGCGCTGCTGGCCTGCGTGTGGCGCTGGCGCGGTGGAGATAACGCCGCGCATCTGGAGCGCATGGCGCTGTTTATCGGGCTGACGTGCGCCATTACCGCGCCGCTGGCGTTGACCGCCGACCTGCATCAAACCGCCCGTTTCTGGCATTTCTACGCCTACCCGACGCCCTGGTCGTGGATGCCGTGGGGCGCGCTGTTCTTGCCGCTGTTTACCCTGCTGATCGGCCTGTGGTTTATCGCGATTGAATTTACGCGGCTGACGGGCAGACCGGTTGCGCTGTTGCGTGGGATAGCGCCCGCCTGCGCGCTGGTGGCTATCGGCCTGCTGTTGTACACCGGGCGAGAGGTTTCCATCGTGCGCGCCCGCCCAATTTGGTTCAGCTACGGGTTTCCGATCGTGATGTTCCTCAGCGCGCTGCAGGCGCTCTTGGCTTTGCTGCTGCTGGCGATGCGCGAACGGCCCGGTCTGCAGGCGCCGCTGGCGCGCGGGATGCTGCTGACGTTACTGCTGCTCGGCGGGGCGATCCTGCTGTGGGTATGCGGCGATACGTTATCCGGCGCGGCGGTACGCCACTGGCTGCAGACGCAGGCGATGGCGCGCCGGTATGCCGCAGGATGGATTGCGCTGTGGGGGCTGACGCTGGCGTGCGCCGCCTGGGCCGGCTATCGGCGCTTGCCGCGCGGCGGCGCGCCGCTGCTGGTGGCCGGCGCACTAGGGCTGAGCTGGCTGATGCGCTGGACGCTGTTGATCGAGGTACAAACCATCCCGAAATACAGCGCGTCTAACTCCTCTTATAGCCTGCCGCTCGGCACTGACGGTTTGCTGGCGATCGTCGGCACCTTCGGCTTGTGGCTGGCGTTAATGATCATGGTGCGTGAAGCACAGGCGTTTTTACTGCGGAGAAAACAACATGGCTAA
- the ttrB gene encoding tetrathionate reductase subunit TtrB: MDFGKRQFLQRLGVLTAGASLISVAEAGLTLAPTRREGDASRRYAMLIDLRRCVGCQACTVSCAIENQTPHGEFRTTVNQYQVSLEGEAAATNVLLPRLCNHCDNPPCVPVCPVQATFQREDGIVVVDNKRCVGCAYCVQACPYDARFINHTTQTADKCTFCVHRLEAGLLPACVESCVGGARIIGDMRDPHSMLSKLLRRHEAEIKVLKPENQTAPHVFYLGLDDAFVTPLPGRAQVALWGERR; encoded by the coding sequence ATGGATTTCGGTAAACGGCAGTTTTTACAGCGGCTGGGCGTGTTGACGGCGGGGGCTTCGCTGATCTCCGTGGCGGAGGCCGGGCTGACGTTAGCACCGACGCGGCGCGAGGGGGATGCGAGCCGCCGTTACGCGATGCTGATCGACCTGCGGCGCTGCGTAGGGTGCCAGGCTTGTACCGTGAGCTGCGCCATTGAAAACCAGACGCCGCACGGGGAGTTTCGCACCACGGTAAACCAGTATCAGGTCAGCCTCGAAGGCGAAGCCGCTGCGACCAACGTGCTGTTGCCCAGGCTGTGCAATCACTGCGACAACCCGCCCTGCGTGCCGGTATGTCCGGTACAGGCCACCTTCCAGCGCGAGGACGGGATCGTGGTGGTCGACAACAAACGCTGCGTGGGTTGCGCCTATTGCGTACAGGCCTGTCCGTACGATGCCCGTTTTATCAATCACACCACCCAAACGGCGGACAAATGCACCTTTTGCGTGCACCGGCTGGAGGCGGGATTGTTGCCGGCATGCGTGGAGTCGTGCGTGGGAGGGGCGCGGATCATCGGCGATATGCGCGATCCGCACAGCATGTTGAGCAAGCTGCTGCGGCGCCACGAGGCCGAGATAAAAGTCCTCAAGCCGGAGAACCAAACCGCGCCCCACGTGTTCTATCTGGGGCTGGATGATGCCTTCGTCACGCCGCTGCCGGGGCGGGCGCAGGTCGCCTTATGGGGAGAAAGACGATGA
- the ttrA gene encoding tetrathionate reductase subunit TtrA: MAKLTRRQWLKVGLAFGGLSAFGLSYREVAKRAIDGMIHGTSGRVTLDRINGNSLPPEGRAMPEWQGNPQQAISMTQCFGCWTQCGVRVRVDRQTDRVLRIAGNPYHPLSQERHVDSALPLQDALAQLGGESGLDARSTACARGATLLEGLYSPLRVLEPMKRVGKRGEGKWQRISFEQLIAEVVEGGNLFGEGHVDGLRAIRDLETPIDARRPGLGPKANQLLVTNAGDDGRDSFLRRFAQNSFGSKNFGAHGAYCGLAYRAGSGALMNDLDKNPHVKPDWEQVEFALFMGTSPAQSGNPFKRQARQLASARLRSEFRYAVVAPALPLTTTLADDHGHWIPILPGTDSALAMAMIRWILDHRRYQADYLAIPSEAAMQRAGEKSWTNATHLVIAESEHPRAGQHLTQADLNGAGSASPLVVNGAGELVAAETCDSAELWVTRTVTLHDGAQVEVKSGFQCLKEAADKLSPEAYSRQCGVPVARIAALAEAFTAHGRKAAVIAHGGMMAANGFYNTWAVMMLNVLIGNLSLAGGVFVGGGKFNGFAEGPRYNLVEFPGLVKPKGLNIARSKAAYETSDEYREKVAAGVSPWPARAPWYPFVAGQLTELLTSALAGYPYGLKAWISNMTNPLFGIAGLRGVAEERLKDPARLPLFIAIDAFINETTALADYIVPDTHNFESWGFSAPWGGVASKATTARWPIVTPATAQTAQGQPISMEAFCIAVAKRLALPGFGDRAIGDGQGGLLPLNRAEDYYLRAAANVAFSGKAPVPAARADELTLSGVDRLLPQLAQTLRADEIDRVAFIYSRGGRFADHDSGRRDGSVGNRWEKPLQIWNAEVAKHRHAITGERFSGCPTCYPARLSDGRAVEALYPERQWPLRLMSFKSNVMSSSTAVIRRLHDVKPVNLVALNPADGARFGIQHGDWVRISTPGGSREAQISLLAGVMPGVIAVEHGYGHREMGASQHYLDGEPLAMDERIAAGINLNDLGFADPTREVPNTWLDWVTGAAVRQGIPAAIVKLSA, encoded by the coding sequence ATGGCTAAACTCACCCGGCGTCAGTGGTTGAAAGTGGGCCTGGCCTTCGGCGGATTGTCCGCTTTCGGCCTGAGCTATCGCGAAGTCGCCAAACGGGCGATCGACGGCATGATTCACGGTACCTCAGGGCGGGTGACTCTGGATCGCATCAACGGCAACTCCCTGCCGCCAGAAGGGCGGGCAATGCCGGAATGGCAAGGCAATCCGCAACAGGCCATCTCGATGACCCAATGTTTCGGCTGCTGGACGCAATGCGGCGTGCGGGTACGGGTGGACAGGCAGACCGACCGGGTATTGCGCATTGCCGGCAACCCTTATCATCCGTTGTCTCAGGAACGGCACGTCGACTCTGCGTTGCCGCTGCAGGACGCGTTGGCGCAGTTGGGCGGCGAAAGCGGCCTCGACGCCCGTTCCACCGCCTGCGCGCGCGGCGCCACGTTGCTGGAGGGGCTTTACAGCCCGCTGCGCGTCCTGGAGCCGATGAAGCGCGTCGGCAAACGCGGCGAGGGCAAGTGGCAGCGTATCAGCTTTGAGCAGTTGATCGCCGAAGTGGTGGAGGGCGGCAATCTGTTCGGCGAGGGGCATGTGGACGGCCTGCGGGCGATCCGCGATCTGGAGACGCCGATCGATGCCCGACGGCCGGGGCTGGGGCCGAAAGCCAACCAGCTATTGGTGACCAATGCCGGTGACGACGGGCGCGATAGCTTCCTGCGGCGCTTCGCCCAGAACAGTTTCGGCAGCAAAAACTTCGGCGCGCACGGCGCTTACTGCGGGCTGGCCTACCGTGCCGGTTCCGGCGCGTTGATGAACGATCTGGACAAGAACCCGCACGTGAAACCGGACTGGGAACAGGTCGAATTCGCGCTGTTTATGGGGACCTCACCGGCGCAGTCCGGCAACCCGTTCAAGCGCCAGGCCCGGCAATTGGCCAGCGCCAGATTGCGCAGCGAATTCCGTTATGCGGTAGTGGCGCCGGCGCTGCCGCTGACCACCACGTTGGCGGACGATCATGGCCATTGGATCCCGATATTGCCGGGTACCGACTCGGCGCTGGCGATGGCGATGATCCGTTGGATCCTCGACCACCGGCGTTATCAGGCCGATTATCTCGCCATCCCGTCGGAGGCCGCCATGCAACGCGCCGGCGAGAAGAGCTGGACCAACGCCACGCATCTGGTGATCGCCGAGAGCGAGCATCCGCGGGCGGGGCAGCATCTGACGCAGGCCGATCTGAACGGCGCCGGGTCGGCGTCGCCGCTGGTGGTCAACGGCGCGGGTGAGCTGGTGGCGGCCGAGACGTGCGACAGCGCCGAGCTGTGGGTAACCCGTACGGTGACGCTGCACGATGGCGCGCAGGTGGAGGTGAAAAGCGGCTTCCAGTGTTTGAAAGAGGCCGCCGACAAGCTGTCGCCGGAGGCGTACAGCCGGCAATGCGGCGTGCCGGTGGCACGCATCGCGGCATTGGCCGAGGCCTTTACCGCCCACGGGCGCAAGGCGGCAGTGATCGCCCATGGCGGGATGATGGCGGCGAACGGGTTTTACAATACCTGGGCGGTGATGATGCTTAACGTGCTGATCGGCAACCTGAGCCTGGCGGGGGGCGTGTTCGTCGGCGGCGGTAAATTCAACGGCTTCGCCGAGGGGCCGCGCTATAACCTGGTCGAGTTTCCTGGCCTGGTAAAACCGAAAGGGCTGAATATCGCGCGCAGCAAGGCCGCCTATGAAACCTCCGACGAATACCGCGAAAAAGTGGCGGCGGGCGTTTCGCCCTGGCCGGCCAGGGCGCCCTGGTATCCGTTCGTCGCCGGGCAGTTGACCGAGCTGCTGACCTCGGCGTTGGCGGGGTACCCCTACGGGCTGAAAGCCTGGATCTCGAACATGACCAACCCCTTGTTCGGTATCGCCGGGTTGCGCGGCGTGGCGGAGGAGCGGCTGAAAGATCCGGCGCGTTTGCCGCTGTTTATCGCTATCGATGCGTTTATCAACGAAACGACGGCGCTGGCCGACTATATCGTCCCGGACACCCATAATTTTGAGAGTTGGGGATTCAGCGCCCCCTGGGGCGGCGTCGCCAGTAAGGCCACCACCGCGCGCTGGCCGATAGTGACGCCGGCGACTGCGCAAACGGCGCAAGGGCAGCCGATTTCCATGGAGGCGTTTTGCATTGCCGTCGCCAAACGCCTGGCGCTGCCGGGGTTCGGCGATCGCGCTATCGGCGACGGCCAGGGCGGGCTGCTGCCGCTCAACCGTGCCGAGGATTATTATCTGCGCGCCGCCGCCAACGTGGCGTTTTCCGGCAAGGCGCCGGTGCCGGCCGCGAGGGCGGACGAACTGACGCTGAGCGGTGTCGATCGCTTGCTGCCGCAACTGGCGCAGACGCTGCGCGCCGATGAGATCGACCGCGTGGCGTTTATCTACAGCCGCGGCGGCCGCTTCGCCGATCACGACAGCGGCCGCCGCGACGGCAGCGTGGGCAACCGCTGGGAGAAACCGCTGCAGATCTGGAATGCGGAAGTGGCGAAGCACCGGCATGCGATCACCGGCGAGCGTTTCAGCGGCTGCCCCACCTGCTACCCGGCGCGTTTGTCGGACGGCCGCGCGGTGGAAGCGCTCTACCCAGAACGGCAGTGGCCGCTGCGCCTGATGTCCTTTAAATCTAATGTGATGAGCAGCTCCACCGCGGTGATCCGGCGCCTGCACGACGTGAAGCCGGTGAACCTGGTGGCCTTGAACCCGGCGGACGGAGCGCGTTTCGGCATTCAACACGGTGATTGGGTGCGCATCAGCACGCCGGGCGGCAGCCGCGAGGCGCAGATCAGTTTGCTGGCGGGGGTGATGCCCGGCGTGATCGCGGTGGAACACGGCTACGGCCACCGGGAGATGGGAGCCAGCCAGCACTACCTGGACGGCGAACCGCTGGCGATGGATGAGCGCATCGCCGCCGGCATCAATCTCAACGATTTGGGCTTTGCCGATCCGACGCGCGAAGTGCCGAACACCTGGCTGGATTGGGTGACCGGTGCGGCGGTGCGTCAGGGTATTCCGGCGGCGATCGTTAAACTTTCCGCGTAA